The DNA region TGTACGATTGTGACTTCGGCGTCTGCAAGCGCCATTGTCGATAAGAGCATCATGGCCAGGCCGGTCAGGATTTGGCCTGGTGTACGGAGTGGTGTTCGCATTGCTAGTTCCTCTTCTGGTTGGTGAATGCGAGCTCAGAGTCCCACTCCGATGTGTTTTTCAGGTGATGCTCCTGTGAATGCGACGAAGAGAAATGTGAAGACGGCGATCAGTTTCGTGAACGCTTGCCCCTGGCCTTGTCCCGGTACAGCGCACGGTCGGCCAGATCGAACAATTGCCGCGCGCTGCAGCCTGGCGACCAGCAGGCCATGCCAATGGACAGTGACAGTCCGGGGCCGATCCGATGATCCCGAGTGATCGACTTCAGGCGATTGATGACGGCGTCCTGATCCCGTGATTCGAATTCGGTCAGCACCACTGCAAACTCATCGCCACCTACCCTGAAGAGGTCTTCGTGTTCCCTCAGGCTGTTCTTCAATGCTTTGGCCAGCTTGCGCAACACTCGATCACCCGCGCTGTGCCCCAGGGTGTCGTTGATTTGTTTGAAACCATCAAGGTCGATCAACAACAGGGCTAGCGGACTACCGTGGCGCTCTGAGCGAGCCATTTCACGTTTCAGAACACGGTCGAAGGCCAGTCGGTTGCCGACTCCGGTGAGTGAATCGGTCTGGGCTTCGAGCAGGGCTTGCTGATGACAGATCGCATTGCAAAGTGGCCAACTGATGACAGCAGCAAGCTGCCTGGCTGCGTGAGCTTCCTGCAAGCCGGGCGGGAGGGGAAAGTAGATATTCAGGTCACCGATCTCCATCTCGCCGGCCTGGAGTCGAGTCCGGACCGGCACTGCCCGGGTCACGCCTGCCCGCAAACTGTTACCTTCCGAAAAAGCTTCTCCAGGACATTGTTCCAGGGCCAGACCGATCACACCCAACTCGGCGCCCAGGTGCTGCAACAGGATATGGAGCTGTCCGGTCGGGTCCAGAGTTCGTTGCAGGTCGCAGAGCAACACGTGCGAGCGCTGTACGGTCTGGACGTCTCGCGACATCAGTACCGAATGAGGTGTCCGGACTTCATTGATGGCAAGCGATTGGCTGGTCATGACTCAGGAAGGTTTTTGTTATTCATGGCCAGGTCAGGAGCAAACTACGTGCCAGCTCTGAGCTGACCGCAGTCGGGGCGATTTCGCGAGAGCCAGTGCAAGCACCGGCAGGGTTCTGCCTGGCAGTGGCTGCCGCAGCGGCAAGCGATTGCCGCCGCGGCCAGCAGTATTCAGGGTCGCTTGATGCGGGACTGACCTGGATCCGGCATGTTCAGAGGTGGCGTCTCGGCATGTTCGACTGCGCCGAAACGCCGCCCTGACACCCAGTCGGACGCAGCCTGCTCGATTTCTTCGGGTGTGCGTGCAACGAAGTTCCACCACAGCAGGATGTCTTCGTCAAAGGGTTCTCCCCCGATGATCAGAACCCGACCGCCCTGGCCGACCGCTACTGTCAGTTCACTGCGGCCCTGCCCGAGGTAGACCAGCTCGCCGGTCTTCAGTGGCTCGTCATCGATCAGCGCCTCGTCCTCGAGCACGATCACGCCATGTTCGAAATCCGAATCAAGTTCCACTCTTATTCGGCCGGCCTGTCCGGCATACAGGTCAAGGGCGATCAGTGGAGAATGCACCGGCACCGGTGATGCCTGGTCGGCATACCGGCCGACCAGCAGGGTCAGTTCCAGCCCATCGCAAGTGAGGACCGGCAAGTCCGTGAAATTGGCAAAGTCCGGGGCCATATCGCGCACTGCGTCCGGCAGAGCGATCCAGAGTTGGGCGAGTTGTACACGACCAGGCTCTGCCGGATCGGACTCCTCGGCATGCGCAATACCTCGCCCGGCGGTCATCAGGTTGACCTGGCCCGGTTCGATCCAGGTGTTATTGCCCAGGCTGTCGGAATGACGCATCCGGCCTTCGACCATCCAGGAAAATGTTTGCAGGCCAATATGGGGGTGCGGGCCCACGGCAATGCCCTGCCCGGCGGCATATTCGAGCGGCCCCGCGTGGTCGAGGAAACACCAGGCGCCGATCATGCGTCGCTGGCGACTGGGCAGGACCCGTCGGATGGTCATGCCCGCTCCGAGCATGGAGGTCCTTGCCGGAATTCTCTCGAAGACCGGGCAACCCGGTCGTTTCGGGCAATCGCTGGCGCGAGAGCTGTCGGGACGCGGATCAGGATTCGTCATGTAGAATTCCCTCATGGAAGCCGTTTCCGATATTAGCGCGTTTTCTGCGGTCATGGCCGGCATCTGCCTGAGTGCCGCGGCCGGCCTGCGGGTATTCATTCCCATCCTGGCCCTGGGCCTGGCCGGCCGTTTCGAGCTGCTGCCCATCAGCGAGCAGTTCATGTGGATGACCTCGACCCCGGTACTGACCATCGTCGGCCTGGCTGCATTGATGGAGGTCGGCAGCTACTACGTACCGCTGGTCGACAACCTGCTCGATCTGCTGGCCACGCCCGCCGCAATGGCCGGAGGCACGGTCATAGTCTCGTCTCTGCTGCCCGAGATGAATGCCGCAGCCCAGTGGGGTACGGCGGCCGTGCTCGGGGGCGGCACGGCCGGAGTTGTTCAGGGCTCCACCGTGCTGGCTCGGGGACTGTCGACAACTTCCACTGGGGGGCTGGGCAACTCGGCCGTATCCACTGGTGAAACGGGGGGCAGCCTGCTGGCCGTGGTACTCGCCATTTTCGTGCCCATCATTTTCGGTTTGATCGTGATCGCACTGGTCGTCTGGCTGCTGGCAGTTGCCATCAGGCAGTTCAGGAAACCACGACAGCAGCCGGGCTCTGGCCCAGATCACGGCGAACACTCGCCACCGGGGCCTTGATCCGCTATTCAGTCGCTAAACACCAGCACTGCCACCCGCAGTGCCGGACTGACCGGCGGCGGTGTTTTCTATATCGATCTCCCCGCTGCGTATCCGGCTGAAGGTCGAGCGAAGATCCTGCATCGAGGCTTCGGGATCGGCCGGCTTGTCCAGGTCGCGACGGCCTTCACGAAACAGCCAGATGCCAAAGCCCACCAGCACCAGGCTAATGCTCAACGCCCCGCCACCCAGCAGCAAGAGCAACATGGAAACACCGAAAAACAGCCAGTGTGCGATACCGTCGACGCCATCAATGCGGCGAGCTTGTTCGGGATCCGATGCCGAATAGGCAATCCTGACCTCGGCACCCACCTCCGGCTGGACATTCGTGCGTACCGGTGAAGCAAATCCGTACTCCACGCCATCGGCCTCGAACCGGTACAGGGGGCGATAGATGGGGCGGCCGTCAGATCCTGTTCCGCTCTGGTAGTCGGCTACCTGACCATCGGTCTCGACCTGATCGTCCCATGTTTCAGGCCACAGCGTAATCGTGGCAACCAGAAACAAGCCAGCGGCAGCCAGTAGAATCATGTTCCCGAGAATGCCGCCCATCATGCCTTTATTCTTTCTCTTTCTCTTCTTCTTTCCCTTCTTGCGCGACTTTGAAGTAAGCGGGGACATGCCGAACAGGCCGACAAAGATCAGGACAGCGCCAGCCGCCATCTTTGCAGTTCCGCGCACGGTCGGCTCGTCCGCCCAGGCGGTACCAAGTGTATTGGTCAGGTGTTGTATTCGGGTCATGAAATCTCAGTGACGATCAGGATATTCGAAGGGTGCCTGAAATACAGCAACGCAATCAGGACTCCGATTGTGCCATCACGGCACCCAGTCGTAGCCGAGATTGTTCATCTGACGAATGATCCAGCGTTGCCGTTCGAGCAGGTAATCGCCCGGTCGCGAGGCGTCAAGGCGTTTCGGCGCCGGCAGCACCGCGGCCAGCAAGGCAGCCTCGGCACGTGTCAACTCGCTCGCCGGCTTGCCAAAGTGGTGGCGTGCTGCGGCTTCGGCACCATAGAGGCCGGGTCCAAACTCCGCGACGTTCAGATAAAGCTCGAGGATGCGTTGCTTGGGGAGAAACAACTCCAGTGGCACGGTGAACCAGAACTCCAGGCCCTTGCGGAACCAGCTTCGGTGCGGCCACAGGTAGAGATTGCGGGCCAGTTGCTGGCTGATCGTGCTGGCGCCACGCAGACGCCCACCCCGGCGATGCGTCTGAACAGCGGCGTGAATTTCGCGCAGGTCAAAGCCATGATGGTGCGGAAAATTCTGATCCTCTGCCGCAATCACCGCCAGTGCAAGCTCCGGTGAGATCCGGTTGATCGGCAGCCATTGATACTGTACTGCCTCCTCCGAGCTCAAACGATGCACCAGCATGAAAGCCGATACGGGCGGGTCCAGCCAGCGCAGTGGCAGTGTCAGTGCGATGGTCAGGGTGATGACGGCCAGGGCCACGCGTATCGACCACTTGCGCAGCCAGCGCAACAACCGTTTCATGACTCTGTTCCCTGACGTAGCCTGGCTGACAATCGCCGAAACGCCGGTTCGGCCAACTGGCCGCGAAACAACCCGACCGACCGGCATTTCCTGTCCGCCACGGTTCGGCATCTGAATCCCAGAAACATGGGGCTGACAAAGCAGCCGCCCTCGAGCTGAACCAGGAATATTCTGTCTTTTCGATCCAGCAGCAGGAGGTGGTCGGGGGATTCGCGCAATACGCGCCATGGTGGCGAGAGCAGCTGCTTGACGTGCCACCCGGCGTAGGCAAGTACGACGGGCAGCAGCAACCAGAAGTTCGGTGAAAGATTGCCAAGGATCAGGCCAAACATGGCTGCCAGACCGAGCATGGCCACCACCAGTGCCGGCACGGGAGCCGACCGGATGGGCTGATCAGCGCTGGTCCGGGCCGAATCCGAGTTCACGGATATCGTCGATGATTCGGGACAGCGCCGCTTCCGGCCTGTCGCGCCCCATCAGCCAGTCCCAGATCCTGTCGTCCTCGCACTCGAGCAGGTCTTCAAAAGACTGCTGCAGTTGGGCATCGGCTTTGGTCCACCGGGTCGCCAGCCAACGCCCCAGGAGCACATCAAGCTCCTGCATACCCCTTCTGCAGCGCCAGCGTAACCGTGAGGGAATGTTGGCCTTTTCCATGTGCCGATACTCGCCGATGACCGATGACGGCGCGCAGGCCGGTCAGAGCCCGCGTCTGGCCAGCATCATCTTCTTGATCTCGGCAATGGCCTTGGCCGGATTCAGCCCCTTGGGGCAGGTCCGCGTGCAATTCATGATGGTGTGGCAGCGATACAGGCGGAACGGATCTTCCAGGTCGTCGAGCCGCTCACCGGTTGCTTCGTCCCTGGAGTCGACCAGCCAGCGATAGGCCTGCAGCAGGATGGCCGGGCCCAGATAACGCTCGCCATTCCACCAGTAGCTGGGGCACGCTGTTGAACAACAGGCGCAGAGGATGCACTCGTAGAGCCCGTCGATATGCTTGCGGTCCTCCGGCGACTGCAACCGTTCCTTGTCGGGCGGAGCCGGACTCTGGGTTCTCAGCCAGGGGCGAATCGAGGCGTACTGGGCATAGAAGTGCGTGAGGTCGGGCACCAGGTCCTTGACCACCGGCATGTGCGGCAGCGGGTAGATCCTGACCTCGCCCTTGACCTCGTCGATGCCCTTGGTGCAGGCCAACGTATTGGTGCCGTCGATGTTGAACGCACAAGAGCCGCAAATGCCTTCACGGCAAGACCGACGAAAGGTCAGTGTCGGGTCGATCTCGTTCTTGATCTTGATGACGGCATCGAGCACCATCGGCCCGCAATCATCGAGATCGATGTCGTAAGTATCCACCCGCGGATTCTCGCCGCTGTCGGGATCATAGCGATAGATGCGAAACGTCTTGACGTTCTGCGCCCCATCCGGTGCCGGAAAGTGCTTGCCCTTGGTGATGCGGGAATTCTTTGGAAGTCTGAACTGTGCCATGGTTTAGTACGTCCGTGCCTTCGGCGGAATGACATCGATTTCGTCGGTGAGCGTGTACATGTGCACCGGGCGGTAATCGATGTTCGTTGCGCCAGCCTCATCCATCCAGATCAGGGTGTGCTTCATCCAGTTGTCGTCGTCACGCTCGGAGAAATCCTCTCGTGCATGGGCTCCGCGACTTTCCGTGCGGTTCTCGGCGGAAACCATGGTGGTTACGGCATTGCCGAGCAGGTTGCGCAGCTCCAGCGTTTCCACCAGGTCGGAGTTCCATACCATGGAGCGGTCGCTGACCTTGATGTCGGCGAAACAATCGTTGACCTCGGCAATCTTCTGCTTGCCTTCCGACAGGGTCTCACCGGTTCGGAACACGGCCGCATTGTTCTGCATGACCTGCTGCATGGCGTCGCGCACTTCGGCGGTGGGCGTTGAACCATCGGCATGGCGCAGGCGATCGAACTCGTCGACGATGGCATCGACACGGCCTTCAGGCAGCGGCTTGTGTGATTGACCGGGCTCGATGGTTTCACCGCAGCGTAGCGCCACGGCGCGACCGAAGACGATCAGGTCGAGCAGCGAGTTCGAACCCAGTCGGTTGGCCCCGTGAACCGAAACGCAGGCCGCCTCGCCGATGGCAAACAGGCCGGGCACCACTGCATCCGGATCACCGTCCTTCAGGGTGACGACCTCGCCGTGATAGTTGGTCGGGATGCCGCCCATGTTGTAGTGCACGGTGGGCAGGACCGGGATCGGTTCTTTCGTTACATCCACGCCGGCGAAGATGCGCGCCGATTCGGCAATGCCGGGCAGACGCTCGTTGATCACTTCGGCACCCAGGTGTTGCAGGTTGAGGTGGATATGGTCCTTGTTCTCTCCCACGCCGCGGCCTTCGCGAATCTCGATAGTCATGGAACGCGACACGACATCGCGCGAGGCCAGATCCTTGGCGTTGGGCGCATAGCGTTCCATGAAACGTTCGCCCTCGGAGTTGGTCAGGTAGCCGCCCTCGCCTCGCACACCCTCGGTAATCAGGCAGCCGGCGCCGTAGATGCCGGTGGGGTGGAATTGCACGAACTCCATGTCCTGCAGCGGCAGCCCGGCCCTGAGCACCATGCCGTTACCGTCGCCGGTACAGGTGTGGGCCGAGGTGCAGGAGAAATACGAACGGCCGTATCCGCCGGTAGCCAGTATGACCGCATGCGCACGGAACTCGTGCAGTGTGCCGGTGGACAGGTCCCAGGCAACTACGCCGCGGCAAACGCCATCATCATCCATGAGCAGATCGATGGCGAAATACTCGATGAAGAACTGCGCGTCGTGCTTGAGCGACTGCTGGTAGAGGGTATGCAGAATGGCATGGCCGGTACGGTCGGCAGCCGCGCAGGTGCGCTGGGCCGTACCCTCACCATAGTGCGTGGTCATGCCGCCAAAGGGCCGCTGGTAGATCTTGCCGGCTTCCGTGCGCGAGAAAGGCACCCCGAAGTGCTCCAGTTCGATCACGGCCGGAATGGCGTTCTTGCACATGTACTCGATGGCGTCCTGGTCTCCCAGCCAGTCGGAGCCCTTGACCGTGTCGAACATGTGCCAGCGCCAGTCATCCTCGCCCATATTGCCCAGCGCCGCACTCATTCCACCCTGCGCGGCCACGGTATGTGACCGGGTCGGAAAGACCTTGGTGATGCAGGCGGTTTTCAGCCCGGTGGCGGCCAGCCCCATGGTGGCACGCAGGCCGGCGCCGCCCGCGCCGATGACCAGCACGTCATATTCGTGCCGGGTAATGTCGTATGCCTTGCTCACTTCAGACTCCCAGAGCCAGTTTGAGAATTGCAATCACGGCCAGCAGGCCGCCGAAAATGGATACCAGACGCACGGCAACCAGGGCCAGGGTCTCCACCAGATGACTGTCGAAGTAGTCCTCGATAATGACCTGCATGCCCAGCTGCCCATGGTAGATGCCGGAAATCACGAACAGCAGCGCCATGGCGGCATGGAAGGGGTGACTGAGCAGGTCCGCGGCCTCGGCGTGAGTGGCGCCGACCAGCGAACACATCGCCCAGACCAGCCAGACGGTCAGAACGACCAGGCCGATGGCACTGAACCGCTGTGCCCACCAGTGAGACACGCCATGGCCGGCCGAGCCATGGTTATGTGCATTTGCGAGTGGATTTCTCAGTCTCACAGCAGACCTCCCCAAACCACGGCGGTCATCACCACGCTGGCGATCAGCACAATCCAGCCGGAGGCATAGGCACCCCGCAGGTCCAGCAACCAGCCGGCGTCCCAGAGCAGATGCCGAATGCCGTTGAGCAGGTGGTAGAACAGCGAAAACGTCCACACCAGCATGGCGACCAGGCCGATTGGCGTGGCCAGCAGTGAATTGATGCGCTCGAAGGCCTCAGGCCCGGAAGCCAGGGCCAGCACCCACAGCACGACGACCACCATGCCCAGGCTGAGCAGAATGCCGCTGATGCGGTGGGAAAACGACATGACCGAAGTCAACTGCGGCCGGTAGACCGTATACGGGGAGATCGGGCGGTTATCCGTCACCATGATCCTGTTCTCTTTGTTGTCTGCGAGATATGTTCAGAAATCGATGCAGCGACCGTCTTTTTCCCAGTCGCCGTAGCGGGTCGGCTCCAGTCCCTTGCGCCGTCCGCCAATTTCGACCGGGCGGTCCGGGTCCGGCTGTTCCCGGCGCTCCTCCCGATCGGCTTCGGCAGGCTTGTCCTGCCGATTTTCATCTTCACGAGCCATCATACAATTGTACCCTGTTTTGCCAGCTCATTTGATGACGGAATAATCATGTCCGAAGGCTTCAGATTGGATCACCTGGCCGTGGCAACATTGTCCGGACCGGACGCCCTGGCTTTCGCCCAGTCGCAGTTCACCCTGGATTTCGACCATGTCGGGGAAGAGTCCTGGCACCCGTGTGCCTGGTGTGATCCCAAGGGCAAGGCCCTGATTGTCATGTTGGCATCATGCCGTGAATCCGACATCGATCTGGTGCTGCCAAAAAGCCAGGCCGAACTGCTCTCGACCCGCCTGCCGCTGTATGCGATTGGCCGAACGGTGAACATCGCGGTCTCTGAACACGCACCGGGCGGATGGAATGCCCCGAGCGCTCATGCCAGACCCTTGTCCTGGGACGAGCAACGCTCACTGGAACCCGCCACCGCGACGCTGCCCATCGACGGCACAGCCAGTTCAGTCTGGCAGCGGGCTGATCTGGATCAGCGTATCCCATGGCTTTCGGGGCAGACTTCGGCGCGTCACCTGCCACAGTCCCTGGGGCTTGAGGCGCTGGATGGGCTGAGTTTCAGCAAGGGCTGTTATCCGGGTCAGGAAGTCATTGCCCGGGTGCACTACCTGGGCAAGGTGCGCTACCGGACAAGCCTGATCGATTTCGGCGGCAACCCGCTGCCCGAGCCGGCCGAAACCCTGCGCGATCCTGAAGGTCAGCGAGTGGGAGAGTTGCTGTGGGGGTTACAGCAGGACGGCAATGCACGGGGACTGGCCGTATTGACCGTCGACTGTGATGCCGGGCAGACCGTGGTGAGCGACGGCGGCTCGTCCAGCGGGCAGGTTTTGCCCTGAGAAGCCGTATGCTACTATCGGGAAAGCAATCGACAAATAAAGCGAATCATGCACTTAGAGGGGTCAGTTGAATGAACACTTCAAACCATGCACGGCGCCTGTTCTGCCTTCTGATTTTTCTCCTTTTTGCCGGAGCCGCAGGGGCCGTGCAGGAAGATGACGAGATCGATGTCGAAGAGGCGGTAGAAGCCGTCGAAGCAATTGAACAGGCCGAAGCAAGGGATGAGCTTCCGGAAGAAGCGGCCGAGCCCCCGCCAGAAGAAGCCACGGAGCCGGACGATGCCGAACCCGTGCAGGAAGAAGACCTTGTCGAGGAAGACGTTGCCGCTGACGAACCGGACGCGGCAACAGACCCGCAGCCCGAGCAGGCAGAAGAAAGGCCCGAAACCGGGGAGCCGCCTGCCGAAGCGACTGATCCGGACCCCGCCCCGTCGACTCCTGAAACCTTTACATTGCAAGGCCACCCGGTATTCAGCCCCGACCAGGCCGAACGGGTTTACGGACCACTGGTACGCTATCTCAACGAGACACTGCCTTATCGCTTCGATCTGAGGCTGTCTCGTGACTTCCATCGCTACTGGCTGGATGCGCGCCGTGGCGAAACGCCGGATCTGGTCATCGAGGAAGCACACATGACCGCGTTTCGCATGCAGCGCGACGACTACTCCCCGCTGGTGGCTGCAGCAGCACCCATGAGCTATTCGCTGATGGCTCGCGCCGAACATGAGGGGGCCGGTCTCGCCGACTTCATCGGCCGGCCGGTTTCATCCATGCCCTCTCCCAGCCTGGGCTACCTGGTGCTGGCGCGCTGGTATGACAATCCCATGCAGCAACCTGTTGTCCTTTCGAATGCCAGCTCGTGGCTGGATGCCATCGAGATCGTCTTTGCCGCCGAAGCCGAGGCGGCCATCGTGCCGCGCACCCTGGCCGAACGCTACGTCAATCTTGAACGGGTACAGACTTCGCGGGAATTTCCCGGACTGACCCTTTCGGCCAGCCCGGCGGTGCCGGAAGGCATACGCGAAGAAATCCGCCAGGCCATGCTGATATTGCACGAAGACGACGACTACATCGCGGTGTTGCACGAACTCGACCTCGAACAGTTTGTCGAGGCCGAGCCCGGAGCCTACGAAGGTCTGGAAGAATGGCTCCGTGCAGTGACCAGGGCGTTCTGATTGCTACAATTATTGACCCGGCACTGTTCCCTGCCGGCCGGTATCACTTGCGTGCCACCAGGTAGCAGATCCAGCCGGCATCGGCATCGCCGGTTTCAGCCGGCTCGTAGATGCCGTCGCCCTCGCCCGTTTCCTCGTCGGTGCCTTCCCAGTACACGGTCACTTCCGAATAGCCGGCCTCATCGAGCAATTCACGAATTTCCGGCAGGGTCCAGAGGCGCCAGTAATACTCGAATGCCCGATCCAGGCGGGAGCCGTCGGGAAACTCGAAGTGGATCAGGCAGGTCATGTGGTGATGGATGGGATCGAAACTGGCCTGATCCCAGGTGTAGGTGAAGTCGTCGTATTCTGTGCTCTCTTCGAGCTCACGATGGGCATCGTATCCACCGAAGGCATCGAGAAACAGAACACCGTCATCGACCAGCGCATCGCGTACGCGGCGGAAGTAGCCGCGCAGCAGGTCACGCGTGGTAAACAGGTAGTAACTGAAGTTCATGGCCAGCACGGCGTCTGTCGGCTCGGTTGCCACCTGCATGACGTCATCGCACACCAGCTGTATCCGGCCGGCCTGATCGTCGGTCAGTTTCGACAGGTGATGACGCCTGCCCCACTCCAGAACCGACTTGTCCAGGTCCACGCCCACGGCCCGATTGCGCGGACCGGCGGCAACCCAGTGGCTGGCGGTATTGGCGGTGCCGCAGAAATCTTCCCGAATCGATACCAGGGGGCGACCGGTCAAGGACTCGAAGGTCTCGCTGACGAATTCCAGCTCAGTTTCCGGATCCTGGACGCTGGCTTCGTAGAGTTCATGCCGATCGGCCTGGTCGGCCATCGTGGATTTACGCCTGCTGGGCTTTGACAATGCTGGGCTCCTGTTGCGTATTGAGAACAAGTAACGGGCCGTGGCCCCGGTCGAAACAGATTATTCGCGCTGCTCGCGGATGGCGGGCCAGGCGGCACGCAGGTAGGCCAGCATGGACCAGATGGTCAGAATCGCGGCAATCACCAGCAACCAGCGCCCTATCTGCAAAACGGGCAGCCCCCACAGGGGCTCACCGTAGAGCAGGAACCCGATCGCGACCATCTGCAATATGGTCTTGAGCTTCCCGGTCCATGCCACCTTGACGCGGGCGGCCTCACCCAGTGCCGCCATCCATTCACGCAGTGCCGAAATCGTGATTTCACGCCCCAGGATGATGGCCGCGGACAAGGCGATGACGATTTCCGGATGACGCTGAACGATCAGGATCAACGCCACGGCCACCATGAGCTTGTCGGCCACCGGGTCAAGAAAGGCACCGAAACTGCTGGTCATGCCGAAGCGCCGGGCAATCCAGCCATCCAGGCCATCGGTGATCGCAGCCAGCACGAACAGGGTCACGGTGAGCAGATTGGCCCATTCCACCGGCAGATAGAACGCCACGACCAGCACCGGTATGAGCACGATGCGCAGCAGCGTCAGCAATGTGGGAATGGTCAGGTGCAAGTCTTCTCTCCGGTCATTGAGACGCTATTATCCCGCAGTCGGCTGATGGTTTGGTCAAGTCTTGGAACTTTGACCCGATTTGGAGCTTCGGGCAGACACTTCCTTGAGGTGCCCTGCGATCAGCTCGGCGAGCTTGCGCGAGATGCCAGGCACCCGCTCGATTTCGTCGACGCCAGCGTCAACCAGACCCTGCAACCCGCCAAAGTGCTTGAGCAACAGCTGGCGTCTTCGCGGCCCGATGCCGGGCACGGCTTCCAGTGGCGATGACTGGGCACGCTTCTGGCGGCGCTTGCGGTGTCCGCCAATGGCAAAGCGATGCGCTTCGTCGCGAATTTGCTGGATCAGGTGCGATACCGGATCGTGCGGTCCGGGCACGGCCTGCTGGTCACCGAAAATCAGTGTTTCGTAGCCGGCTCTGCGTGCAGGCCCCTTGGCCACGCCCAGCAAGGGAACCGCATCCAGCCCAAGTTCCTCCATCACGTCCCGGGCCTGTGACAACTGCCCTTTCCCGCCGTCTACAACAACCAGGTCCGGCAGCACCTGATTGCCTTCCAGGGCCCGGGAGTAACGCCGCTTGAGCACCTGTTTCATGGCGGCATAGTCGTCGCCAGGAACAATATCGCGAATGTTGTAGCGGCGGTAAGCTTTCTTGTCGGAGCCACCGGGGCCAAACACCACGCAGGCGCCCACGGTTTCGGTGCCGGAAATGTGCGAGATATCGAAACACTCGATGCGTTCAGGGGGTGACGGAAGATCGATCAGTTCGGCCAGCGCCGCCAGACCGCTGCCGATATGATCCCGCTCGGCCTGCCGGCGGCGCAGGGCGTCTTCGGCATTGGCCACGGCCAGCCGAACCCATTCGGAACGATCCCCCCTGAGGCGCCAGCGCAGCCGGACCGCGCTGCCCCGTCGGCTGCCCAGGGCTTCCTCCCACAGCCGGGCTTGTGCCGGGGACTGTGAAAGCAGAATCTCGGCCGGGGGCTTGCGCTCGGCATAGTACTGGCCTAGGAAGGCCGACAGCACTTCGGGCTCGGGCATGTCCTCGTCGAGATTGCCGGGAAAATACGTGCGCCCGCCGACATTGCGTCCGTGCCTGAACTCTACCACGTGCAAGGCCGCGTTGCCGGGCAGAACGCTCATGCCGATCAGGTCGATATCCATCGTGCCGCCGGTCACGTACTGGTTGGCACGGACCTGCTGCATGCTGCGGATACGGTCGCGCAAACGGGCGGCCTGCTCAAAGTCGAGTCGACCGCTGGCTTCCTCCATGCGTTCGGCCAGATACTCGATGACCTCCTCGTTCTTGCCCTGGAGAAAGTCGACCGCGGCCTGAACGTCACGCTGATAGGCTTCTTCGCTGATATAACCCACGCAGGGCGCACTGCAGCGATTGATCTGGTACTGCAGGCAGGGCCGATTGCGGTGTGCGAACACGCTGTCGCGACACTGGCGCAGACCGAAAAGCTGGTAGATCTGATTGAGTGCCTCGCGTACCGAGCCGGCACTGGAAAATGGCCCGAAATACTGGTGCGGCGGCTTGCGCGGACCACGATAGAAGCCGATGCGCGCAAACGGATGACCGGCTTCCAGCCTGATCCAGGGGTAACTCTTGTCATCGCGCAGGTTAATATTGAAACGTGGCCGGTGGGCCTTGATCCACTCATTCTCGAGCAGCAACGCTTCGGCTTCGGTACGGGTCAGACTGACTTCCATCGAATCGACCTTGCGCAGCATCAGGTCGATGCGCGCGCTGCGCGGCCGGGCACTGAAGTAGCTGGCCACCCGACGACGCA from Wenzhouxiangella sp. AB-CW3 includes:
- a CDS encoding class I SAM-dependent methyltransferase, yielding MSKPSRRKSTMADQADRHELYEASVQDPETELEFVSETFESLTGRPLVSIREDFCGTANTASHWVAAGPRNRAVGVDLDKSVLEWGRRHHLSKLTDDQAGRIQLVCDDVMQVATEPTDAVLAMNFSYYLFTTRDLLRGYFRRVRDALVDDGVLFLDAFGGYDAHRELEESTEYDDFTYTWDQASFDPIHHHMTCLIHFEFPDGSRLDRAFEYYWRLWTLPEIRELLDEAGYSEVTVYWEGTDEETGEGDGIYEPAETGDADAGWICYLVARK
- the uvrC gene encoding excinuclease ABC subunit UvrC, which gives rise to MSRFDGRAFAASLSTGPGVYLMRDADGKVLYVGKARNLRRRVASYFSARPRSARIDLMLRKVDSMEVSLTRTEAEALLLENEWIKAHRPRFNINLRDDKSYPWIRLEAGHPFARIGFYRGPRKPPHQYFGPFSSAGSVREALNQIYQLFGLRQCRDSVFAHRNRPCLQYQINRCSAPCVGYISEEAYQRDVQAAVDFLQGKNEEVIEYLAERMEEASGRLDFEQAARLRDRIRSMQQVRANQYVTGGTMDIDLIGMSVLPGNAALHVVEFRHGRNVGGRTYFPGNLDEDMPEPEVLSAFLGQYYAERKPPAEILLSQSPAQARLWEEALGSRRGSAVRLRWRLRGDRSEWVRLAVANAEDALRRRQAERDHIGSGLAALAELIDLPSPPERIECFDISHISGTETVGACVVFGPGGSDKKAYRRYNIRDIVPGDDYAAMKQVLKRRYSRALEGNQVLPDLVVVDGGKGQLSQARDVMEELGLDAVPLLGVAKGPARRAGYETLIFGDQQAVPGPHDPVSHLIQQIRDEAHRFAIGGHRKRRQKRAQSSPLEAVPGIGPRRRQLLLKHFGGLQGLVDAGVDEIERVPGISRKLAELIAGHLKEVSARSSKSGQSSKT
- the pgsA gene encoding CDP-diacylglycerol--glycerol-3-phosphate 3-phosphatidyltransferase — translated: MHLTIPTLLTLLRIVLIPVLVVAFYLPVEWANLLTVTLFVLAAITDGLDGWIARRFGMTSSFGAFLDPVADKLMVAVALILIVQRHPEIVIALSAAIILGREITISALREWMAALGEAARVKVAWTGKLKTILQMVAIGFLLYGEPLWGLPVLQIGRWLLVIAAILTIWSMLAYLRAAWPAIREQRE